A section of the Deinobacterium chartae genome encodes:
- a CDS encoding ROK family protein produces the protein MPSVLLSGDSALLKQLNRAAILRLVRRAPGIARAELSRRTGLTKATVSTLVQELELEGWLRAGTPQHAGSGRPATPLYLDDTRLVLVGAELGADYRNAVALDLTGRILSQRYARTDHAGPEAALAALATDLEAVLAEERVRTRRVVGLGVAVPGPVHAGSGRMPVAPNLGWTDVPVRDLMDARLHSPTLEGTLLHVENEANAGALTESIFGIHPLDGPLVYLSLGVGVGGGIVMGDRVFHGYGGYAGEIGHLTLLPDGPGCRCGTRGCAEALIGQRAISAAAGSPDLSVDDLLSRLRAGDPATHAAVQRAGEYLGILISNLIHTFNPQMVVLGGPLAELGDALLEPACQEARRRGLHRLVEQAQIRRCRYGRDAGAIGAAARALHAALSPAMPEPASWAEHMGEPV, from the coding sequence GTGCCATCCGTGCTTCTCTCCGGCGACAGCGCGCTCCTCAAACAGCTCAACCGTGCCGCGATCCTGCGCCTGGTCCGGCGCGCGCCCGGCATCGCGCGCGCCGAACTGTCCCGCCGCACCGGGCTCACCAAAGCCACGGTCAGCACCCTGGTGCAAGAACTCGAGCTCGAGGGCTGGCTGCGCGCCGGTACGCCGCAACACGCCGGATCCGGACGTCCCGCCACGCCGCTGTACCTCGACGACACCCGCCTGGTGCTGGTCGGGGCCGAGCTGGGTGCTGACTACCGCAATGCGGTCGCCCTGGACCTGACCGGGCGCATTCTCTCGCAGCGCTACGCCCGCACCGACCACGCCGGGCCCGAAGCGGCCCTGGCGGCCCTGGCCACCGACCTGGAGGCGGTCTTGGCCGAGGAACGGGTGCGCACGCGCCGGGTGGTGGGTCTGGGCGTCGCGGTGCCCGGCCCGGTCCACGCGGGCAGCGGACGCATGCCCGTCGCCCCCAACCTGGGCTGGACCGACGTACCGGTGCGCGACCTGATGGACGCCCGACTGCACTCCCCCACCCTCGAGGGCACCCTGCTCCACGTCGAGAACGAGGCGAACGCCGGAGCCCTCACCGAGTCCATCTTCGGTATTCACCCGCTCGACGGCCCGCTGGTGTACCTCAGCCTGGGGGTCGGCGTGGGTGGAGGCATCGTGATGGGCGACCGCGTCTTTCACGGTTACGGCGGCTACGCCGGTGAAATCGGCCACCTCACGCTGCTGCCCGACGGCCCCGGGTGCCGCTGCGGCACCCGGGGCTGCGCCGAGGCCCTGATCGGCCAGCGCGCCATCAGCGCGGCTGCCGGCAGCCCGGACCTGTCGGTCGACGACCTGCTGTCCCGCCTGCGCGCCGGGGACCCGGCCACCCACGCGGCGGTCCAGCGCGCCGGGGAATACCTGGGCATCTTGATCTCCAACCTGATCCACACCTTCAACCCGCAGATGGTGGTTCTGGGCGGACCGCTCGCCGAACTGGGCGACGCCCTGCTCGAACCGGCCTGCCAGGAGGCGCGGCGGCGCGGACTGCATCGGCTTGTCGAACAGGCCCAGATCCGCCGCTGCCGCTACGGGCGTGACGCCGGCGCCATCGGAGCCGCGGCCCGCGCGCTGCACGCCGCGCTGAGCCCGGCCATGCCCGAGCCGGCTTCCTGGGCCGAGCACATGGGAGAACCCGTATGA
- a CDS encoding sugar ABC transporter ATP-binding protein — MNERIAFENITKSFGPVEVLHGVGFSAASGEVHAVIGENGAGKSTLMKILCGYQPPSGGTVRFEGQPVRFASSRDAEALGIVLIHQEFNLAEDLSVADNIYLGRETGGLLLDEAAMRRGAAAALERVGVRLDPRTRVRDLSVPQKQLVEIAKAVSRDAQVLVMDEPTATLTPHETETLFTLIAQLRRQGVTVLYISHKLDEVAAISDRVTVLRDGRHVTTRATAELTQHEMANLMVGRELEDMFPTRAEPGADTLLEVEDLTVPGWAHSVSFVLRRGEVLGFAGLVGAGRTETFEGLLGLRRSAVRRVTRAGRPVRIATPQDAARHGVVYLSEDRKGKGLITEMALRPNLTLMTLEHYARPLLDTRAEQRALEAAVRDYGIRSGNLEAKAGSLSGGNQQKLALAKILATDPEVVILDEPTRGVDVGAKREIYHLIQRLARSGKGVIVISSELPELLGLCHRVAVMHGGRVAAVLEGSGLGEHEVIQYATGLKTQDTTPRRSANVHPQA, encoded by the coding sequence ATGAACGAACGCATCGCCTTCGAGAACATCACCAAGTCCTTCGGGCCGGTGGAGGTGCTGCACGGCGTGGGCTTCTCGGCGGCTTCCGGCGAGGTTCACGCCGTCATCGGCGAGAACGGCGCAGGCAAGAGCACCCTGATGAAGATCCTGTGCGGCTACCAGCCGCCCAGCGGCGGCACCGTGCGCTTCGAGGGCCAGCCGGTACGTTTTGCAAGCAGCCGCGATGCCGAAGCGCTGGGCATCGTCTTGATTCACCAGGAATTCAACCTCGCCGAGGACCTCAGCGTGGCCGACAACATCTACCTGGGCCGCGAAACGGGCGGGCTGCTGCTCGATGAGGCGGCGATGCGGCGCGGGGCGGCCGCGGCCCTCGAGCGGGTCGGCGTGCGGCTTGACCCCCGCACGCGGGTGCGCGACCTGAGCGTGCCGCAAAAACAGCTGGTCGAGATCGCCAAGGCGGTCTCGCGCGACGCGCAGGTACTGGTGATGGACGAGCCGACCGCCACCCTCACCCCGCACGAGACCGAGACGCTGTTCACGCTGATCGCGCAGCTCAGGCGCCAGGGCGTCACGGTGCTCTACATCTCGCACAAGCTCGACGAGGTCGCGGCCATCAGCGACCGGGTCACGGTGCTGCGCGACGGCCGCCACGTCACCACCCGCGCCACGGCCGAGCTCACGCAGCACGAGATGGCCAACTTGATGGTGGGCCGCGAACTCGAGGACATGTTTCCCACGCGCGCCGAACCCGGCGCGGACACGCTGCTCGAGGTAGAAGACCTCACGGTTCCCGGCTGGGCCCACAGCGTCAGCTTCGTGCTGCGGCGCGGCGAGGTGCTGGGCTTTGCCGGACTGGTCGGGGCCGGACGCACCGAAACCTTCGAGGGCCTGCTGGGGTTGCGCCGCAGCGCGGTGCGGCGCGTGACCCGCGCGGGCCGTCCCGTGCGCATCGCAACTCCCCAAGACGCCGCCCGGCACGGCGTGGTTTACCTGTCCGAAGACCGCAAGGGCAAGGGGCTGATCACCGAGATGGCGCTGCGCCCCAACCTGACCCTGATGACCCTCGAGCATTACGCCCGCCCGCTGCTCGACACCCGCGCCGAACAGCGCGCCCTCGAGGCCGCCGTGCGCGACTACGGCATCCGCAGCGGGAACCTCGAGGCAAAAGCCGGGTCGCTCTCGGGCGGCAACCAGCAAAAACTCGCGCTGGCCAAGATCTTGGCTACCGACCCCGAGGTGGTGATCCTCGACGAGCCCACGCGCGGGGTGGACGTGGGCGCCAAACGCGAGATCTACCACCTGATCCAGCGCCTCGCCCGCAGCGGCAAGGGGGTCATCGTCATCTCCAGCGAACTGCCCGAACTGCTGGGGCTGTGTCACCGCGTGGCGGTCATGCACGGCGGACGCGTGGCGGCGGTCCTCGAGGGCAGCGGGCTCGGCGAGCACGAGGTCATTCAGTACGCTACCGGCCTGAAAACACAAGATACGACTCCCAGGAGGTCTGCGAATGTCCACCCCCAAGCCTGA
- a CDS encoding ABC transporter permease, which translates to MSTPKPDAAVAAARPPAVLARIGSLGPLLGLLALALVATLLNPDFLTVSNLTNVLTRAAFIGIIAVGATFVIISGGIDLSVGSMAALIAGSVILIMNALSGTLGNSWTTVVAGMLIALGIGALAGLFHGTTITRGRIEPFIVTLGTLGIYRSVLTYLSQGGSISLNLPLSDVYSPVYYGAVAGIPIPILVFAAVALLGGLILNRTRYGRYVQAIGSNEQVARYAAINVTRVKIITYMIQGICVAIATILYVPRLGSASPSTGLLWELEAIAAVIIGGTALKGGSGRIWGTVVGAVLLVTIENVLNLTSIISVYLNAAVQGVVIIIVAFLQRGGRRA; encoded by the coding sequence ATGTCCACCCCCAAGCCTGACGCGGCCGTAGCCGCCGCCCGCCCGCCCGCCGTGCTCGCCCGCATCGGCAGTCTGGGCCCTCTGCTGGGCCTGCTGGCGCTCGCGTTGGTCGCCACGCTGCTCAACCCGGACTTTCTGACCGTCAGCAACCTGACCAACGTGCTGACCCGCGCGGCCTTTATCGGAATCATCGCGGTGGGTGCCACCTTCGTGATCATCTCGGGCGGCATCGACCTGTCGGTGGGCTCGATGGCCGCCCTGATCGCCGGGTCGGTCATCTTGATCATGAACGCGCTCTCGGGCACGCTGGGAAACAGCTGGACCACGGTGGTAGCGGGCATGCTGATTGCCCTGGGAATCGGGGCCTTGGCCGGCCTGTTTCACGGCACCACCATCACCCGGGGGCGCATCGAACCGTTCATCGTCACGCTGGGCACGCTGGGTATTTACCGCTCGGTCCTGACCTACCTGTCACAGGGCGGCTCGATCTCTCTCAATCTCCCGCTCAGCGACGTGTACAGCCCGGTGTACTACGGCGCGGTCGCGGGCATCCCCATTCCGATCCTGGTGTTTGCAGCGGTGGCCCTGCTCGGCGGGCTGATCTTGAACCGCACCCGCTACGGGCGCTACGTGCAGGCCATCGGTTCGAACGAGCAGGTCGCGCGTTACGCCGCCATCAACGTCACCCGGGTCAAGATCATCACCTACATGATCCAGGGCATCTGCGTGGCCATCGCGACCATCTTGTACGTGCCACGGCTGGGATCGGCCTCGCCGTCCACCGGCTTGCTGTGGGAACTCGAGGCGATCGCGGCCGTGATCATCGGCGGCACCGCGCTCAAAGGCGGCAGCGGACGCATCTGGGGCACGGTGGTGGGCGCAGTGCTGCTGGTCACCATCGAAAACGTTCTCAACCTCACCTCGATCATCTCGGTTTACCTCAACGCGGCGGTCCAGGGCGTGGTGATCATCATCGTCGCCTTCTTGCAGCGCGGCGGTCGCCGCGCCTGA
- a CDS encoding ABC transporter substrate-binding protein yields the protein MKTAARLAALTVLMSASLALGQNRGTIGVSIPSADHGWTAGVVYWANRTKSELEKKYPGMRIVVKTAKDANEQANQIQDLYTVNRINTLVILPVESAPLTKPVADLKRRGVYTVVVDRGLTDPSAQDAYVAGDNPGLGRVSAEYLGKAMGGKGNLVVLRGIPTVIDNQRVDAFEAVMKSKYPNIKILDKKYANWNRDDGFKVMQDYLTRFPKIDAVWAQDDDIAVGVLRAIQQARRNDIKIVLGGAGMKEMIKRVMDGDKLITADVTYPPDMIADAMRMAAESRASGKPMPKNTIIPSKLITKENAKNFYFPDSPF from the coding sequence ATGAAGACAGCAGCAAGACTCGCGGCCCTGACGGTTCTGATGAGCGCCTCGCTGGCCCTGGGCCAGAACCGCGGCACCATCGGCGTCTCGATTCCCTCGGCCGACCACGGCTGGACTGCGGGCGTGGTGTACTGGGCCAACCGCACCAAGAGCGAGCTCGAGAAGAAGTACCCGGGCATGCGCATCGTGGTCAAGACGGCCAAGGACGCCAACGAGCAGGCCAACCAGATTCAGGACCTGTACACGGTCAACCGGATCAACACCCTGGTGATCTTGCCGGTCGAGAGCGCACCGCTCACCAAGCCGGTCGCCGACCTCAAGCGGCGCGGGGTGTACACGGTGGTCGTGGACCGCGGCCTGACCGATCCCAGCGCCCAAGACGCCTACGTGGCCGGAGACAACCCGGGGCTGGGCCGGGTGAGCGCCGAATACCTGGGCAAGGCCATGGGCGGCAAGGGCAACCTGGTGGTGCTGCGCGGCATTCCCACGGTCATCGACAACCAGCGGGTAGACGCCTTCGAGGCCGTCATGAAGAGCAAGTACCCCAACATCAAGATCCTGGACAAGAAGTACGCCAACTGGAACCGCGACGACGGCTTCAAGGTCATGCAAGACTACCTGACCCGCTTTCCCAAGATCGACGCGGTGTGGGCCCAGGACGACGACATCGCCGTGGGCGTGCTGCGCGCCATTCAGCAGGCCCGCAGGAACGACATCAAGATCGTGCTGGGCGGCGCGGGCATGAAAGAGATGATCAAGCGGGTGATGGACGGCGACAAACTCATCACCGCCGACGTGACCTACCCGCCCGACATGATCGCCGACGCGATGCGCATGGCCGCCGAGAGCCGTGCCAGCGGCAAGCCGATGCCCAAGAACACCATCATTCCCTCGAAGCTCATCACCAAGGAGAACGCCAAGAACTTCTACTTCCCCGATTCGCCGTTCTGA
- a CDS encoding sugar phosphate isomerase/epimerase family protein gives MARPVTLFTGQWADLPLHELAPLAKRMGYDGLELACWGDHFDVRRALEEPAYARERRELLRDHGLEVYAISNHLVGQAVCDRIDERHREVVPPHVWGDGDPEGVRTRAAQEMMTTARAAAQLGVGVVNGFTGSSIWHAIYAFPPTSQAYWDAGFADFARRWLPILEVFDEVGVNFALEVHPTEIAFDIASAARALEAVGHHPRFGFNYDPSHLGYQGVDYVRFLRTFAGRIFHVHMKDVWWGHGTGEAGVFGGHTSFGDPRRYWDFRSVGRGDIRFEEVIVALGDIGYAGPLSVEWEDSRMDREHGATESAAFTRRLDFTPAASAFDAAFARKEATEGAD, from the coding sequence ATGGCCCGTCCTGTTACTCTGTTCACCGGCCAGTGGGCCGACCTTCCCCTGCACGAACTCGCGCCGCTGGCCAAACGTATGGGTTACGACGGACTCGAGCTGGCCTGCTGGGGCGACCACTTCGACGTCCGCCGCGCGCTCGAGGAACCCGCCTACGCCCGCGAGCGCCGCGAACTGTTGCGCGACCACGGCCTGGAGGTGTATGCCATCTCGAACCACCTGGTGGGTCAGGCGGTGTGTGACCGCATCGACGAGCGCCACCGCGAGGTGGTTCCGCCGCACGTCTGGGGCGACGGCGACCCCGAAGGCGTGCGCACGCGCGCCGCCCAGGAGATGATGACCACCGCCCGGGCCGCGGCGCAGCTGGGCGTAGGGGTGGTCAACGGCTTTACCGGATCGTCGATCTGGCACGCGATCTACGCTTTCCCGCCCACCTCGCAGGCGTACTGGGACGCGGGCTTTGCCGACTTCGCGCGGCGCTGGCTGCCGATCCTCGAGGTGTTCGACGAAGTCGGCGTGAACTTCGCCCTCGAGGTGCACCCCACCGAGATCGCCTTTGACATCGCCTCGGCCGCGCGCGCCCTCGAGGCGGTCGGGCATCACCCGCGTTTCGGCTTCAACTACGACCCCAGCCACCTGGGTTATCAGGGCGTGGATTACGTGCGCTTTTTACGGACCTTCGCCGGGCGCATCTTTCACGTGCACATGAAAGACGTGTGGTGGGGCCACGGGACCGGCGAGGCCGGGGTGTTCGGCGGCCACACGTCGTTCGGGGACCCGCGCCGCTACTGGGATTTCCGCTCGGTGGGACGCGGCGACATCCGCTTCGAGGAGGTTATCGTGGCCCTGGGCGACATCGGCTACGCCGGACCGCTGTCGGTCGAGTGGGAAGACAGCCGCATGGACCGCGAGCACGGCGCGACCGAGAGTGCCGCCTTTACCCGCCGCCTTGACTTCACCCCGGCTGCGAGCGCGTTCGACGCGGCCTTCGCGCGCAAGGAGGCGACCGAAGGTGCCGACTGA
- a CDS encoding Gfo/Idh/MocA family oxidoreductase — translation MPTESVRKLRMGMVGGGQGAFIGAVHRMAAALDGQIEFVAGALSSTRERALASGRALGLEERRNYGSWEEMLERELSLPASERIDFVSVVTPNHMHYPVARAFAEAGIHVVCDKPLVHSSAQAADLLDTAARSGVVFAVTYNYTGYPMVRQAREMVRSGQLGEIRKVIVEYHQGWLATHLEAQGNKQADWRTDPARSGIAGAVGDIGSHAENLVSTVTGLELEAICAELTTFVPGRQLDDDASLLLRFSGGARGVLMCSQIEIGGENDLRLRVFGTRGSLSWRQEDPNELHFYPLEGPEQVLRRAGGYLGPAAARATRLPSGHPEAFLEAFANVYLGAAAAIRARQEGRTPEAGEADYPTLEDGARGVHFIEKTVESARSETKWTDARWRRPQPVR, via the coding sequence GTGCCGACTGAAAGCGTTCGCAAGCTGCGGATGGGCATGGTTGGTGGCGGCCAGGGGGCTTTCATCGGAGCGGTGCACCGCATGGCCGCCGCCCTCGACGGGCAGATCGAGTTCGTGGCCGGAGCGCTCTCGTCCACCCGCGAGCGGGCCCTGGCCTCGGGCCGCGCCCTGGGCCTCGAGGAGCGCCGCAACTACGGCTCGTGGGAGGAGATGCTCGAGCGGGAGCTGAGCTTGCCTGCGAGCGAACGCATCGACTTCGTGTCGGTGGTCACACCCAACCACATGCACTACCCGGTGGCCCGCGCCTTTGCCGAAGCGGGCATTCACGTGGTCTGCGACAAGCCGCTGGTACACAGCTCCGCCCAGGCAGCCGACCTGCTCGACACCGCAGCGCGCAGCGGCGTGGTCTTCGCGGTCACCTACAACTACACCGGCTACCCGATGGTGCGGCAAGCCCGCGAGATGGTGCGCTCGGGCCAGCTCGGCGAGATCCGCAAGGTGATCGTGGAATACCACCAGGGCTGGCTGGCCACCCACCTCGAGGCGCAGGGCAACAAGCAGGCCGACTGGCGCACCGATCCGGCGCGCAGCGGCATCGCCGGGGCGGTGGGAGACATCGGCTCGCACGCCGAGAACCTGGTGAGCACCGTGACCGGCTTGGAACTCGAGGCGATCTGCGCCGAGCTCACCACCTTCGTGCCGGGCCGCCAACTCGACGACGACGCCAGCTTGCTGCTGCGCTTCTCCGGGGGTGCGCGCGGGGTCTTGATGTGCTCGCAGATCGAGATCGGCGGCGAGAACGACCTGCGGCTGCGGGTGTTCGGCACCCGGGGCAGCCTGAGCTGGCGTCAGGAAGACCCCAACGAGCTGCACTTCTATCCGCTCGAGGGCCCCGAACAGGTGCTGCGGCGCGCGGGTGGCTACCTGGGCCCGGCCGCCGCCCGCGCCACGCGCCTGCCCTCGGGACATCCCGAGGCCTTCCTCGAGGCCTTTGCCAACGTGTACCTGGGTGCTGCTGCCGCGATCCGCGCCCGGCAGGAGGGGCGCACGCCCGAAGCCGGCGAGGCCGACTACCCGACCCTCGAGGACGGGGCGCGCGGCGTGCACTTCATCGAGAAAACCGTGGAGAGCGCACGCAGCGAGACCAAGTGGACCGACGCGCGCTGGCGCAGGCCGCAGCCGGTCCGCTAG
- the xylA gene encoding xylose isomerase, with translation MTRFDPTPADKFTFGLWTVGSVGRDPFGEPTRPPLDPAYSVRKLAELGVWGVNFHDNDLVPIDATAAERDRIVRAFRAALEETGLVVPMATTNLFTDPVFKDGAFTSADARVRAYALQKTMRAMDLGAELGARTYVFWGGREGSEVDAGMKTVDSLARFREALNFLAEYSEDQGYGYRFALEPKPNEPRGDLYLPNVGAMLGFIATLEHPERFGVNPEFAHETMAGLSFPHAVAQAIDAGKLFHIDLNDQKMNRFDQDLRFGAENPKAAFFTVKLLEDSGYDGPRHFDAHALRTEDEEGVWAFARGCMRTYLILREKARQFDQDSEIQACLQAYHVRDEALEAQMRRYSPEGARALKERAFDRAGLGARGLGLEQLDQLLIDLLLGVR, from the coding sequence ATGACCCGCTTCGATCCCACCCCCGCAGACAAATTCACCTTCGGCCTCTGGACCGTGGGCAGCGTCGGACGCGACCCGTTCGGCGAGCCCACCCGCCCGCCGCTCGACCCGGCCTACTCGGTGCGCAAGCTCGCCGAGCTGGGCGTGTGGGGCGTGAACTTCCACGACAACGACCTGGTTCCCATCGACGCCACGGCGGCCGAGCGCGACCGCATCGTGCGCGCGTTCAGAGCGGCCCTCGAGGAGACCGGGCTGGTGGTCCCCATGGCGACCACCAACTTGTTCACCGATCCGGTCTTCAAAGACGGGGCCTTCACCTCGGCCGACGCGCGGGTGCGCGCCTACGCGCTGCAAAAGACCATGCGCGCCATGGACCTGGGCGCCGAGCTCGGTGCTCGCACCTACGTGTTCTGGGGCGGACGCGAGGGCTCCGAGGTGGACGCGGGCATGAAGACCGTAGACAGCCTCGCCCGCTTTCGCGAGGCACTCAACTTTCTGGCCGAGTACAGCGAGGACCAGGGCTACGGCTACCGTTTTGCCCTCGAGCCCAAACCCAACGAGCCCCGGGGCGATCTGTACCTGCCCAACGTGGGTGCGATGCTGGGCTTCATCGCCACCCTCGAGCACCCCGAGCGCTTCGGCGTGAACCCCGAGTTTGCGCACGAGACCATGGCCGGGCTGTCGTTTCCGCACGCGGTCGCGCAGGCCATCGACGCCGGGAAGCTGTTTCACATCGACTTGAACGACCAGAAGATGAACCGCTTTGACCAGGACCTGCGCTTCGGGGCCGAGAATCCCAAGGCGGCGTTCTTCACGGTCAAGCTGCTCGAGGACAGCGGCTACGACGGCCCCCGCCACTTCGACGCGCACGCGCTGCGCACCGAGGACGAGGAGGGGGTGTGGGCCTTTGCGCGCGGCTGCATGCGCACCTACCTGATCCTGCGGGAAAAGGCACGCCAGTTCGATCAGGACAGCGAGATCCAGGCCTGCTTGCAGGCGTACCACGTCCGCGACGAGGCGCTCGAGGCGCAGATGCGCCGCTATAGCCCCGAGGGAGCCCGGGCCCTCAAGGAGCGCGCGTTCGACCGCGCCGGGCTGGGAGCGCGCGGGCTGGGCCTCGAGCAGCTCGACCAGCTCCTGATCGACCTGCTGCTCGGGGTGCGCTGA
- the xylB gene encoding xylulokinase: MAEVALGLDVGTSGLKAVAVDARGVTLAEAGAAYPLYTPRPGWTEQNPADWLSAAASALRELSGCLEGHTPVALGLSGQMHGLVALDAHGEVIRPAPLWNDQRTAAAVAELEERVPRAELITRTGNPGVTGFQLPKLLWLRSEEPENFARTRHALLPKDYLGYALTGQMATEPSDASGVGALHLSRLEWDRDLLEALGLGCDLFPEVLPSSAIIGGLSARWAQATGLPRGLPVVAGAGDNAGAAVALGLSSRAAGVGSLSLGTSGVIFVPLDRPTPDPQGRVHLFAHADGGYHLLGVTLAAAGSLEWFRRSLAAHTSFETLILEAARVPPGAEGLSFVPYLAGERSPHLDPDLRGVLSGLSLAHGRGHIVRAILEGAAFALRDALEVMRPLAALHELLAVGGGARAEPWLRATGAILQVPLSRPTLEGSPARGAAILALVGGGVYPDLAAALAVTRPERVPLEADDPAAYLEARGRYLEASRWERERRRAGAEMGT, translated from the coding sequence ATGGCCGAGGTGGCCCTGGGGCTCGACGTCGGAACCAGCGGCCTCAAGGCCGTGGCGGTGGACGCCCGGGGAGTGACGCTGGCCGAGGCCGGGGCCGCTTATCCGCTCTACACCCCGCGTCCCGGCTGGACCGAGCAGAACCCGGCCGACTGGCTGAGCGCGGCCGCCTCGGCGCTGCGCGAGCTGAGCGGGTGCTTGGAGGGGCACACGCCGGTCGCGCTGGGATTATCCGGGCAGATGCACGGCCTGGTGGCTCTGGACGCGCACGGCGAGGTGATCCGTCCGGCTCCGCTGTGGAACGATCAGCGCACCGCCGCGGCGGTGGCCGAACTCGAGGAGCGCGTTCCGCGCGCCGAGCTGATCACCCGCACCGGCAACCCGGGAGTCACCGGCTTCCAGCTGCCCAAGCTGCTGTGGCTGCGCTCCGAGGAACCGGAGAACTTCGCCCGCACCCGGCACGCGCTGCTGCCCAAGGACTACCTGGGCTACGCCCTGACCGGACAGATGGCGACCGAACCCTCGGACGCCTCGGGGGTGGGGGCACTCCACCTGTCCCGGCTCGAGTGGGACCGTGACCTGCTCGAGGCGTTGGGCCTGGGGTGCGACCTGTTTCCAGAGGTGCTGCCCTCGAGCGCGATTATCGGCGGGCTGAGCGCCCGGTGGGCGCAGGCGACCGGGCTGCCCCGGGGTCTGCCGGTGGTGGCCGGAGCCGGAGACAACGCCGGCGCGGCCGTGGCCCTGGGGTTATCCAGCCGGGCAGCCGGGGTGGGCAGCCTGTCGCTGGGGACCAGCGGCGTGATCTTCGTGCCGCTGGATCGACCCACCCCCGACCCGCAGGGGCGGGTGCACCTGTTCGCGCACGCCGACGGCGGTTACCACCTGCTGGGCGTCACCCTGGCCGCCGCCGGGTCGCTCGAGTGGTTCCGGCGCAGCCTCGCAGCGCACACGTCGTTCGAGACGCTGATCCTCGAGGCCGCCCGGGTTCCGCCGGGTGCTGAGGGCCTGAGTTTTGTGCCCTACCTGGCCGGGGAACGCAGCCCCCACCTGGACCCGGACCTGCGCGGCGTGCTGAGCGGCTTGAGCCTCGCTCACGGGCGCGGCCACATCGTGCGCGCCATCCTCGAGGGAGCGGCTTTCGCGCTGCGCGACGCCCTCGAGGTGATGCGGCCCCTGGCAGCGCTGCACGAACTGCTGGCCGTGGGCGGCGGGGCGCGTGCGGAGCCGTGGCTGCGCGCGACGGGCGCGATCTTGCAGGTGCCGCTGTCACGCCCTACCCTCGAGGGCAGCCCGGCACGGGGCGCGGCCATCTTGGCCCTGGTGGGGGGCGGCGTGTACCCGGATCTGGCGGCGGCCCTGGCAGTGACCCGCCCCGAGCGCGTCCCGCTGGAGGCCGACGACCCGGCCGCCTACTTGGAGGCGCGCGGGCGCTATCTCGAGGCCTCGAGGTGGGAGCGGGAGCGGCGCAGGGCGGGCGCGGAGATGGGCACCTGA
- the kynA gene encoding tryptophan 2,3-dioxygenase — protein MNDSPDYQEAHTDFRHSLSYGGYLALDDLLSLQRPLTDAHDEMLFIVIHQVSELWMRQVIHELRSAMQLLEEGRIDPSLKMLTRVVRAQEQMTNAWEVLKTMTPADYLEFRSAFGAASGFQSYQYRMVEFLLGNRNPFMLRPFAHEAQRHAELEAALRAPSLYDLSLRLLDRQGFELPAAVLERDFSRPYEPHPEVLAAWLEVYRHTSKHWDLYYLAEKLVDVEDNFRRWRFNHLTTVERMIGFKRGSGGTAGVGYLRKAIETVLFPELWQVRTEL, from the coding sequence ATGAACGACTCCCCCGATTATCAGGAGGCGCATACCGACTTTCGCCACTCGCTCTCGTACGGCGGTTATCTGGCCCTCGACGACCTGCTCTCGCTGCAGCGGCCGCTCACCGACGCCCATGACGAGATGCTGTTCATCGTGATCCATCAGGTATCCGAACTGTGGATGCGGCAGGTGATTCACGAGCTGCGCAGCGCCATGCAACTGCTCGAGGAGGGCCGTATTGACCCCTCGCTGAAGATGCTGACCCGGGTGGTGCGCGCGCAGGAACAGATGACCAACGCCTGGGAGGTGCTCAAGACCATGACCCCGGCCGACTACCTCGAGTTCCGCTCGGCCTTTGGCGCGGCCTCGGGCTTTCAGTCGTACCAGTACCGCATGGTCGAGTTCCTGCTGGGCAACCGCAACCCCTTCATGCTGCGCCCCTTCGCGCACGAAGCGCAGCGGCACGCCGAACTGGAAGCGGCCCTGCGCGCCCCCAGCCTGTACGACCTCAGCCTGCGCCTGCTGGACCGCCAGGGTTTCGAGCTGCCCGCTGCGGTGCTCGAACGCGACTTCTCCAGGCCCTACGAGCCCCATCCCGAGGTGCTGGCCGCGTGGCTCGAGGTGTACCGCCACACCTCCAAGCACTGGGACCTGTACTACCTGGCCGAGAAACTCGTCGACGTCGAGGATAACTTCCGGCGCTGGCGCTTCAACCACCTCACCACGGTCGAGCGCATGATCGGCTTCAAGCGCGGCAGCGGCGGTACGGCCGGGGTCGGCTACCTGCGCAAGGCCATCGAAACGGTGCTGTTCCCCGAACTGTGGCAGGTCCGGACCGAACTGTAG
- a CDS encoding ATP-binding protein: MCDVASASWHDLATPDRKRPEVHRRARSGADRGEPRKPRPSTSSGCATTGQAPTCVSASGCFSRFSNCTARYGGAGIGLACVRRLALRHGGRTWADGKVGGGATVYLARPRSRS, from the coding sequence TTGTGCGACGTCGCATCGGCGTCCTGGCACGATCTTGCAACACCTGATCGAAAACGCCCTGAAGTTCACCGGAGAGCGCGAAGCGGCGCGGATCGAGGTGAGCCGAGGAAACCCCGTCCGAGCACATCGTCTGGGTGCGCGACAACGGGACAGGCTCCAACCTGCGTCAGCGCGAGCGGCTGTTTCAGCCGTTTCAGCAACTGCACGGCGCGGTACGGCGGTGCCGGAATCGGTCTGGCCTGCGTTCGGCGCCTGGCACTGCGTCACGGCGGCCGCACCTGGGCCGACGGCAAGGTAGGCGGGGGGGCGACAGTTTACCTGGCACGGCCCAGGTCACGTTCCTGA